In Saccharomonospora marina XMU15, one genomic interval encodes:
- a CDS encoding DUF3558 domain-containing protein, with the protein MAFVMRRSAAVPLLVAVFGLAGCTDAESGLASPEDSRPAARTSVGSMVPTSDSSGSASSGIDSVDPCSLLTDSEVAAFGKYQEPNARQVGTARGCDWNAVRENAQQKLPLISFSVRDNVGVDGVVDLGTGLQRGEMDSGREVVRTTTTDHGCLIAMAVGEGARVDVVVDGVEPDQACDIASRIAEIIDPKLPMG; encoded by the coding sequence ATGGCTTTCGTGATGCGAAGGTCCGCGGCTGTGCCGCTGCTCGTCGCGGTGTTTGGTCTGGCGGGATGTACGGATGCGGAGTCCGGATTGGCTTCGCCGGAGGACTCCCGTCCTGCGGCGCGCACTTCGGTGGGGTCTATGGTACCGACCAGCGATTCTTCTGGCTCGGCGTCGAGTGGGATCGATTCTGTGGACCCGTGCTCGCTGCTGACCGATAGTGAAGTGGCCGCGTTCGGCAAGTACCAGGAACCGAACGCGCGGCAGGTCGGAACGGCTCGCGGTTGCGATTGGAATGCGGTGCGTGAAAATGCTCAACAGAAGCTTCCGCTGATCAGTTTTAGTGTGCGAGACAATGTCGGCGTCGACGGTGTGGTCGATCTGGGCACGGGCTTGCAGCGCGGCGAAATGGATTCGGGTCGTGAGGTGGTACGGACCACGACAACGGATCATGGATGCCTGATCGCGATGGCCGTCGGTGAGGGTGCCCGGGTCGACGTCGTTGTGGATGGGGTCGAGCCGGACCAGGCGTGCGACATAGCGTCTCGAATCGCCGAGATCATCGATCCGAAACTTCCCATGGGGTGA
- a CDS encoding GtrA family protein — protein MVATDSQASEAARSASPGLLTQVFRFVLIGGFCALVDSGIYWLLLEAGMWVHLAKAISFIAGTTTAYFLNRRFTFTAAQKGGAGQLGGFVLLYTVTFFVNVGTNALALHLLPEFTWRVALAWVIAQGTATTINFVMLKWVVFREARA, from the coding sequence GTGGTGGCGACGGACTCCCAGGCGAGTGAGGCGGCTCGGTCGGCCTCCCCGGGCCTGCTCACACAGGTCTTCCGGTTCGTGCTCATCGGCGGGTTCTGCGCGCTGGTCGACTCGGGCATCTACTGGTTGTTGCTCGAAGCGGGAATGTGGGTACACCTCGCAAAGGCGATAAGTTTCATCGCCGGGACGACAACCGCATACTTCCTTAACCGGCGTTTCACATTCACCGCGGCGCAAAAGGGCGGCGCGGGCCAGCTGGGCGGTTTCGTGCTGCTTTACACGGTGACGTTTTTCGTCAACGTCGGCACGAACGCCCTGGCCCTGCACCTGTTGCCCGAGTTCACCTGGCGCGTCGCGCTGGCGTGGGTGATCGCGCAGGGTACAGCGACCACGATCAATTTCGTCATGCTGAAGTGGGTCGTGTTCCGCGAAGCGCGTGCGTGA
- a CDS encoding ESX secretion-associated protein EspG gives MAHSFSLSLAAVDILLEYARLGRAPFPFEVPHIGTTHTQRAQVREAVFRDLDGRGLLRGGALDPDARAALETFVNGPVAVTAAARLGETERLFARSAVSGEFGVVARQDGNLMVFEQVRPASVVSAIVDLLPSAKPGPGQSVTVAKPQAPRPARGSDEGSYDPFAGASRARSQSAPQLRTVERLFEKPKLRIGQFTVFMRGNDGKQRNLTPVVWFDTEDGRYFCTQRAAEDGQQWLTYAPADNARITQHLRSQSEQLRNS, from the coding sequence ATGGCGCACTCATTCTCACTGTCCTTGGCGGCGGTGGACATCTTGCTCGAGTACGCCCGGCTCGGCCGGGCGCCGTTTCCCTTCGAGGTACCGCACATCGGCACCACCCACACCCAGCGTGCGCAGGTGCGCGAGGCAGTGTTTCGCGACCTCGATGGAAGGGGCCTGCTGCGCGGCGGGGCACTGGACCCGGATGCGCGGGCGGCGCTCGAGACGTTCGTGAACGGACCTGTCGCCGTCACGGCGGCCGCGCGGCTGGGGGAAACCGAGCGACTGTTCGCCAGGTCGGCGGTTTCCGGCGAGTTCGGCGTCGTGGCCAGACAGGACGGCAACCTGATGGTGTTCGAGCAGGTCCGGCCCGCGAGCGTTGTCTCGGCGATCGTGGACCTGCTTCCGAGCGCGAAACCGGGACCGGGCCAGTCGGTCACGGTGGCCAAACCGCAGGCGCCGAGGCCCGCGCGTGGAAGCGACGAAGGCTCCTACGATCCGTTCGCGGGCGCCTCCCGAGCCCGATCGCAGTCGGCACCCCAGTTGCGCACGGTGGAACGACTGTTCGAGAAGCCGAAGCTGCGGATCGGTCAGTTCACGGTCTTCATGCGTGGCAATGACGGCAAGCAGCGCAACCTGACGCCCGTGGTGTGGTTCGACACCGAGGACGGGCGCTATTTCTGCACCCAGCGAGCGGCCGAGGACGGGCAGCAGTGGCTCACCTACGCTCCCGCTGACAACGCCAGGATTACCCAGCACCTGCGCTCGCAGTCGGAACAGCTTCGGAACAGCTGA
- a CDS encoding DUF3558 family protein — MRHISRSAGAVPILVAALVLGACSDAEPGIASPRDSSSSANSSPAPSAPATSSSSAPNAIDSVDPCSLLTDEELSEFADYKQPESRFSAGARNCRWRPIRENAQQRLPLVNLDARDNIGVEGMNDIGSGVRKGQLGGSGRAVAQTSNEEGCVIGMAVGEGARVDVVVSAVGPDKACDIASRIAEIIDPKLPMG; from the coding sequence ATGCGCCACATATCCCGGAGTGCTGGCGCGGTGCCGATCTTGGTCGCAGCGCTAGTGCTGGGTGCTTGCTCGGATGCGGAACCTGGCATAGCTTCTCCACGGGATTCTTCGAGCTCGGCAAATAGCTCCCCCGCTCCCTCGGCACCGGCGACCTCTTCCAGTTCGGCGCCGAACGCGATCGATTCCGTGGACCCGTGCTCGTTGCTCACCGATGAAGAACTGTCTGAGTTCGCCGATTACAAGCAGCCGGAGTCACGGTTCTCGGCGGGTGCCCGCAATTGCCGGTGGAGGCCGATACGCGAAAACGCTCAACAAAGGCTTCCGCTGGTCAATCTTGACGCGCGCGACAATATTGGCGTCGAAGGTATGAACGACATCGGTTCCGGTGTTCGAAAAGGACAGTTGGGTGGCTCTGGCCGCGCGGTGGCACAGACCTCTAACGAAGAAGGGTGTGTTATCGGCATGGCCGTCGGAGAGGGGGCCCGAGTCGACGTGGTTGTAAGTGCGGTTGGGCCGGACAAGGCCTGCGACATCGCGTCTCGAATCGCCGAGATCATTGATCCGAAGCTTCCCATGGGGTGA
- the wzt gene encoding galactan export ABC transporter ATP-binding subunit Wzt/RfbE: MISIDVWNASVDFPIFDAKTRSLKKKVLGKVGGKIGTDSKVPVIEALHDITLSVKDGDRIGLVGHNGAGKSTLLRLLSGIYEPTRGTARINGRVAPVFDLGVGMDQEISGYENIIIRGLYLGMTRKQMEKRIDDIADFTELGDYLSMPLRTYSTGMRVRLALGVVTSIDPEILLLDEGIGAVDAAFLNKARDRLVDLVRRSGLLVFASHQDDLLLELCTSAIWMDEGRMKMHGSLREVLTAYKGKDPFENVSKETLERLGEAPAMSGD; this comes from the coding sequence TTGATCAGCATCGACGTCTGGAACGCCTCCGTCGATTTCCCGATCTTCGACGCCAAGACCAGGTCGTTGAAGAAGAAGGTCCTCGGCAAGGTCGGCGGAAAGATCGGCACCGACAGCAAGGTGCCCGTCATCGAGGCCCTGCACGACATCACCCTTTCGGTTAAGGACGGTGACCGGATCGGCCTCGTCGGCCACAACGGCGCAGGCAAATCGACCCTGCTGCGGCTGCTTTCCGGCATCTACGAGCCGACCAGGGGCACAGCGAGGATCAACGGCAGGGTCGCTCCGGTGTTCGACCTCGGTGTCGGCATGGACCAGGAGATCTCCGGCTACGAGAACATCATCATCCGCGGGCTCTACCTGGGTATGACGCGCAAGCAGATGGAGAAGCGCATCGACGACATCGCCGACTTCACCGAACTCGGCGACTACCTTTCGATGCCGCTTCGCACCTACTCCACCGGTATGCGGGTTCGGCTCGCGCTGGGTGTGGTGACCTCCATCGATCCCGAGATCCTGCTGCTGGACGAGGGCATCGGAGCGGTCGACGCCGCGTTCCTCAACAAGGCTCGCGACCGGCTCGTGGACCTCGTGCGCCGCTCCGGTCTGCTCGTGTTCGCCTCCCATCAGGACGACCTGCTGCTCGAGCTGTGCACGTCGGCGATCTGGATGGACGAAGGCCGGATGAAGATGCATGGGTCGCTGCGCGAGGTGCTCACGGCCTACAAGGGCAAGGACCCCTTCGAGAACGTCAGCAAGGAGACCCTCGAACGCCTCGGCGAGGCGCCTGCGATGAGCGGTGACTGA
- a CDS encoding glycosyltransferase family protein, with protein sequence MTTTADTESDGKAEPMAQSSPEAVPRDKRGFLGRRDPLAWAVAALALLLGGVFVLVDLAYNQGNLIAPIDDAYIHLQYGRQLGSGHPFQYNTGDPVSTGASSLLYAFVLGAGYAIGFKGSLFLPFAVAVGIVGFAGSAAFTYRLGRLFAGRAVGVWAGVLTAVSGPLLWGAASGMEVGLTAVLLTGSVLAFTRERPKGRFLYTPVVAALLALVRPEGLFFAIALVAAMAWTIFAARKAGMVRTRAVPVFTVWSLLPVAAGAGQYLFYKLATGTFTANGVRSKSHLYNDPILYVGDFVDRTVANVRGLVGSFTALDNTDFAFPGALLLFFVGLGYLLATRVEWRPLLAATAVGFAVVVVSASTLETALIHELRYFQPFLPLFLLFTVCGGYALTRLVPQERSKAVTLHSLLLVVLLFSLAALPTWAVRLGRESATIRDTDVSVGAWISGNLPEDAIVGVKDVGAIAYFGERRVVDTIGLATNGFAEPSNNGPGSLYEALRDLPPGQRPGYFAVYEPWPGTDMKPFVDAGVFRTPALAVFPVRTPPDLNGGRIVPFTDTKVYRADWSLAGSGDAAPVAGDVRDYLNAGSLESEAAHGYEVDMQQPGLQPYTVLRREGDVVDSGRIIVGGERFTAGNLSPGQPLTIATRVFATGQMHEVRVVVDGQDAGVWRFSRREGGWTVDEFTVPGELVSSPTVSVELKPVRPFLSPYPEYTSFGYWFAQ encoded by the coding sequence ATGACCACGACAGCCGACACGGAAAGTGATGGCAAGGCGGAGCCGATGGCGCAGTCGTCGCCCGAGGCAGTGCCCCGAGACAAGCGCGGTTTCCTCGGGCGGCGTGACCCGCTGGCGTGGGCGGTCGCCGCGCTGGCCCTCTTGCTTGGCGGCGTGTTCGTACTGGTAGATCTTGCCTACAACCAGGGGAATCTGATCGCCCCGATCGACGATGCCTACATCCATCTGCAGTACGGCAGGCAGCTCGGCTCGGGTCACCCGTTCCAGTACAACACCGGCGACCCGGTCAGCACCGGCGCCAGCAGCCTGCTTTACGCCTTCGTGCTCGGCGCGGGCTACGCGATCGGGTTCAAGGGCAGTCTCTTCCTGCCGTTCGCGGTAGCGGTGGGCATCGTCGGTTTCGCGGGGTCCGCCGCCTTCACCTACCGGCTCGGCAGGCTGTTCGCGGGCCGTGCCGTCGGCGTGTGGGCGGGCGTGCTCACTGCGGTCAGCGGCCCGCTGCTGTGGGGTGCGGCCAGCGGGATGGAGGTCGGCCTCACCGCGGTGTTGCTGACGGGTTCGGTGTTGGCTTTCACCAGGGAACGGCCGAAGGGACGCTTCCTGTACACCCCGGTGGTGGCGGCACTGCTCGCGCTGGTGAGGCCGGAAGGCCTGTTCTTCGCGATCGCGCTCGTCGCCGCCATGGCGTGGACGATCTTCGCCGCCCGCAAGGCAGGCATGGTCCGCACCCGCGCGGTGCCGGTCTTCACGGTGTGGAGCCTGCTGCCCGTGGCCGCCGGTGCCGGGCAGTACCTCTTCTACAAACTGGCGACCGGCACGTTCACCGCGAACGGCGTGCGATCCAAGTCCCACCTGTACAACGACCCGATCCTGTACGTCGGTGACTTCGTCGACCGGACGGTGGCGAACGTGCGAGGACTCGTCGGTTCGTTCACCGCACTCGACAACACCGACTTCGCCTTCCCCGGTGCCCTGCTGCTGTTCTTCGTCGGCCTTGGCTACCTGCTCGCCACGAGGGTGGAGTGGCGGCCGTTGCTGGCCGCGACCGCGGTCGGCTTCGCGGTCGTCGTGGTGTCGGCGTCGACTCTGGAAACCGCACTGATCCACGAACTGCGCTACTTCCAGCCGTTCCTGCCGCTGTTCCTGCTGTTCACGGTGTGCGGTGGTTACGCGCTCACCCGCCTCGTGCCGCAGGAACGCTCCAAAGCGGTCACGCTGCACTCGCTGTTGCTGGTGGTGCTGCTGTTCTCGCTGGCCGCGCTGCCGACCTGGGCCGTCCGGCTCGGCAGGGAGTCGGCCACCATCCGCGACACCGACGTCTCGGTAGGCGCCTGGATCAGCGGCAACCTGCCGGAGGACGCCATCGTGGGTGTCAAGGACGTCGGTGCCATCGCCTACTTCGGCGAGCGGCGAGTGGTGGACACCATCGGACTCGCCACCAACGGGTTCGCCGAGCCGAGCAACAACGGCCCCGGCAGCCTGTACGAGGCGTTGCGCGACCTGCCGCCGGGGCAGCGACCCGGCTACTTCGCCGTGTACGAGCCGTGGCCGGGCACCGACATGAAGCCGTTCGTCGACGCCGGCGTATTCCGCACACCAGCACTGGCGGTGTTTCCCGTACGGACACCGCCCGATCTCAACGGCGGCCGGATCGTGCCGTTCACCGACACGAAGGTGTACCGGGCGGACTGGTCGCTGGCGGGCAGCGGTGATGCCGCTCCCGTGGCGGGTGACGTCAGGGACTACCTCAATGCGGGCTCCTTGGAAAGCGAAGCCGCGCACGGCTACGAGGTCGACATGCAGCAGCCCGGCCTGCAGCCGTACACGGTGCTACGCCGCGAGGGCGACGTGGTGGACAGCGGGCGCATCATCGTCGGAGGGGAGCGGTTCACGGCAGGCAACCTCTCGCCGGGGCAGCCGCTCACCATCGCGACGCGCGTGTTCGCCACCGGGCAGATGCACGAGGTTCGCGTCGTGGTCGACGGTCAGGATGCGGGCGTGTGGCGGTTCAGCAGGCGGGAGGGTGGCTGGACCGTGGACGAGTTCACCGTTCCCGGTGAGCTGGTGTCCTCGCCCACGGTCTCCGTCGAGTTGAAGCCCGTGCGGCCGTTCCTGAGCCCGTACCCGGAGTACACGTCGTTCGGGTACTGGTTCGCGCAGTGA
- the glfT1 gene encoding galactofuranosyltransferase GlfT1 — protein sequence MTEVATEPLGEGSVAAVVVTRHRRELLAESLKLLAAQTRPVDHLVVVDNGPDEQPVRDVVADCPLPSTYLPSYRNLGGAGGFALGMLHALALGAEWVWLADDDGRPADEYVLAVLLEEARRRGLAEVSPVVTSIEDPQQLAFPLRRGLTWKRSAAELGTDFLPGIASLMNGALFRASTLEVTGVPDLRLFFRGDEVEMHRRLVRSGLPFGTSLKTAYLHPNGTDEFKPMLGGRFHAQDPENQVKRYYTYRNRGYLLSQPGMRKIGALELLRFGLYFVAVKRDPKAFAQWLRLVRQGRRERFFRY from the coding sequence GTGACTGAGGTGGCTACCGAACCCCTTGGCGAAGGCAGCGTTGCCGCCGTTGTCGTGACGCGGCACCGGCGTGAACTGCTGGCCGAGTCGCTGAAGCTGCTCGCGGCACAGACAAGGCCGGTCGACCACCTGGTCGTGGTGGACAACGGCCCCGACGAGCAGCCGGTGCGCGATGTCGTGGCCGACTGCCCGCTGCCGTCGACCTACCTGCCGTCCTACCGCAACCTCGGCGGCGCGGGCGGGTTCGCGCTCGGCATGCTGCACGCGCTGGCGCTGGGCGCCGAGTGGGTGTGGCTGGCCGACGACGACGGCAGGCCCGCGGACGAGTACGTGCTCGCCGTGTTGCTCGAAGAGGCGCGGCGAAGGGGACTCGCCGAGGTCTCGCCCGTTGTCACCAGCATCGAGGACCCGCAGCAGTTGGCGTTCCCGCTGCGACGGGGACTCACCTGGAAACGCTCCGCCGCCGAACTCGGCACCGACTTCCTTCCCGGCATAGCGTCGCTGATGAACGGTGCGCTGTTTCGTGCCTCCACGCTGGAGGTGACAGGCGTTCCCGATCTGCGGCTGTTCTTCCGCGGCGACGAGGTCGAGATGCACCGGCGCCTGGTGCGTTCCGGTCTCCCGTTCGGGACGTCGCTGAAGACCGCCTACCTGCACCCCAACGGCACCGACGAGTTCAAACCGATGCTGGGTGGCCGCTTCCACGCGCAGGACCCCGAGAATCAGGTGAAGCGCTACTACACCTACCGCAACCGCGGCTACCTGCTGTCCCAGCCGGGGATGCGCAAGATCGGCGCGCTCGAACTGCTGCGGTTCGGCCTGTACTTCGTAGCGGTCAAACGCGACCCGAAAGCGTTCGCGCAGTGGCTTCGGCTGGTGCGCCAGGGCCGCAGGGAACGGTTCTTCCGCTACTGA
- a CDS encoding decaprenylphospho-beta-D-erythro-pentofuranosid-2-ulose 2-reductase: MIDAVGNPKSLLLLGGTSDIALAIAEKYLAQRPLRIVLAARPSDRLDAAVRRLRGKGADVSTVDFDATETAAHPAAVEKAFSEGDIDLTVVAFGLLGDPEQAWQDHETAVRLATVNYTAAVSVGVVLADKLKAQGHGAVIALSSVAGERVRRSNFMYGSTKAGFDGFFLGLGEALRPHGVQVTVVRPGQVRSKMTEGLGKAPLEQTPEQVAETAVNAVRDGKELVWAPSTFRYVMSVLRHVPRPIFRKLPI; this comes from the coding sequence GTGATCGACGCGGTGGGCAACCCCAAGTCACTGCTGCTGCTCGGCGGTACCTCCGACATCGCCCTTGCGATCGCCGAGAAGTACCTGGCGCAGCGCCCGCTTCGGATCGTGCTCGCCGCTCGGCCTTCCGACCGGCTGGACGCCGCGGTGCGACGGCTGCGCGGCAAGGGTGCGGATGTGTCCACAGTCGACTTCGACGCCACGGAGACCGCAGCCCACCCCGCCGCTGTCGAAAAGGCCTTCTCCGAAGGCGACATCGATCTCACCGTGGTGGCGTTCGGCCTGCTCGGCGATCCGGAGCAGGCCTGGCAGGACCACGAGACCGCGGTGCGGCTGGCCACCGTGAACTACACCGCCGCCGTTTCGGTGGGCGTGGTGCTCGCCGACAAGCTGAAGGCGCAGGGACACGGGGCGGTGATCGCGCTGTCGTCCGTGGCTGGCGAGCGCGTACGCAGGTCGAACTTCATGTACGGCTCGACGAAGGCAGGCTTCGACGGGTTCTTCCTCGGTCTCGGCGAGGCACTTCGGCCCCACGGGGTGCAGGTGACGGTCGTGCGGCCGGGCCAGGTGCGCTCGAAGATGACCGAGGGCCTCGGCAAGGCCCCGCTGGAGCAGACCCCCGAGCAGGTCGCCGAGACCGCGGTGAACGCCGTCAGGGACGGCAAGGAGCTGGTGTGGGCTCCTTCCACGTTCCGCTACGTCATGTCGGTACTGCGGCACGTGCCGCGCCCGATCTTTCGCAAGCTGCCGATCTGA
- a CDS encoding FAD-binding oxidoreductase, whose protein sequence is MSIERRALSGWGRTAPTIANVLHTPDVDVIARAVSQAGQRGVIARGLGRSYGDPAQNAGGLVVDMTALDRIHSIDPDTAEVVVDAGVSLDALMRAALPHGLWVPVLPGTRQVTIGGAIANDIHGKNHHSAGSFGNHVVSMDLLTADGSIRTLTPQGPDSELFWATVAGIGLTGIILRATVRMKRTETAYFVVDADRTANLDETLALFTDGSDLNYDYSMAVPDLISSDDRLGRATFSRGSLATVEQLPEKLRHDPLKFDAPQLMTLPDVFPNGLGNKLTFGLISNLWQLTVPKQGARGKIQNLTQFYHPLDMLGEWNRAYGSRGFLQYQFSVPFGAEEVLKDICRRIAGSGHYSFLNVIKRMGESNPAPLSWPSPGWMLSVDFPVKDGLSRFCDELDAQVLEAGGRLYTAKDSRTSAEAFHRMYPRLDEWRKVRHSVDPEGVFISDMARRLEL, encoded by the coding sequence GTGAGCATCGAACGGCGCGCACTCAGCGGGTGGGGCCGCACGGCACCCACGATCGCCAACGTCCTGCACACCCCCGACGTCGATGTCATCGCCCGTGCGGTGAGTCAGGCCGGGCAGCGCGGCGTCATCGCCAGAGGGCTCGGCCGCTCCTACGGCGACCCCGCTCAGAACGCGGGCGGCCTGGTGGTCGACATGACCGCGCTGGACCGGATTCATTCGATCGACCCCGACACCGCCGAGGTCGTGGTCGACGCGGGCGTAAGCCTTGACGCGCTGATGCGTGCCGCGTTGCCGCACGGGTTGTGGGTCCCTGTGCTTCCCGGCACCCGCCAGGTGACCATCGGCGGCGCGATTGCGAACGACATTCACGGTAAGAACCACCACAGTGCGGGCAGCTTCGGCAACCACGTGGTGTCGATGGACCTGCTGACCGCGGACGGTTCCATCAGGACACTGACCCCGCAGGGCCCGGATTCGGAACTGTTCTGGGCAACCGTCGCCGGCATCGGGCTCACCGGAATCATCCTGCGCGCCACGGTGCGGATGAAGCGCACCGAGACCGCCTACTTCGTCGTGGACGCCGACCGCACGGCGAACCTGGACGAGACCCTGGCGCTGTTCACCGACGGCTCCGACCTCAACTACGACTACTCGATGGCCGTGCCCGACCTGATCTCCTCCGACGATCGGCTCGGCCGCGCCACGTTCTCGCGAGGGTCGCTGGCCACCGTGGAACAGTTGCCGGAGAAGCTGCGTCACGACCCGCTGAAGTTCGACGCCCCGCAGCTGATGACCCTGCCGGATGTCTTCCCCAACGGGCTGGGCAACAAGCTGACCTTCGGGCTGATCAGCAACCTGTGGCAGCTCACCGTGCCGAAGCAGGGAGCACGCGGCAAGATCCAGAACCTGACGCAGTTCTACCACCCGCTCGACATGTTGGGCGAGTGGAACCGGGCGTACGGCTCGCGTGGCTTCCTGCAGTACCAGTTCTCGGTCCCGTTCGGCGCGGAGGAGGTGTTGAAGGACATCTGCCGCAGGATCGCTGGGTCCGGCCACTACTCGTTCCTCAACGTGATCAAGCGAATGGGCGAGTCCAACCCGGCGCCGCTTTCATGGCCGTCTCCGGGTTGGATGCTCAGTGTGGACTTTCCCGTCAAGGACGGGCTGAGCCGCTTCTGCGACGAACTCGACGCCCAGGTACTCGAGGCGGGCGGACGGCTGTACACCGCGAAGGACTCGCGTACCTCGGCCGAGGCGTTCCACCGCATGTACCCGCGGCTGGACGAGTGGCGCAAGGTCAGACACTCGGTCGACCCAGAAGGCGTATTCATCTCCGACATGGCCAGGAGGCTGGAACTGTGA
- a CDS encoding glycosyltransferase codes for MPGKAAPAAQPATTGKATAATPKGEEQATFSEHAPQGRLLAQRGLYAGPSDVVSKDLYSEVVEGVVARRRESVTLEPSARVSGNTYFGRFPASYWQRWTTAGSVTVEATVTGAGMLAVRASDVKGDPRTVAVRQVENAEQPTPVRLESPLDKFLDGGALWLDLETEAGQRLTVSDVRWTVDPPATIRPTAVTICTMNRADDCLANLKALADSLPALDTLDAIYVADQGTDTVDSRDGFAEVAEALKSKLHYIKQPNLGGAGGFTRGLYEVAGHTETEHANVLFMDDDVLLEPDLVIRLTAFSNRAANPMIVGGQMLNLLHPNQLHVGAEYARLNTLEPGQPVTHSLSTADLLGVDEKTGKPNRQERRLDAGYNGWWSCLIPYEVVKEIGYPMPFFFQWDDAEYSYRARAHGFPTVTLPGAGVWHADFHWKDWDEWHRYFNLRNSIITAALHSPFDLNVLSRVLLAQLVRYLLGMQYGLSATLIKAVEDFLEGPEILHDGGVAAMKEIREIRARYPETKRHPATDVPGIASNDIGIINTAPRPSMQRLVLLKRVLTRLLGKHRFALGAIPSDEAHWWHVALFDTAVVTDASQEGVRVRRYDRDRMFELAKHGVRVVNRLRKEGKAVQAQYKRAMPELTSRENWKRLYRL; via the coding sequence ATGCCCGGCAAAGCCGCACCGGCTGCTCAACCGGCCACCACCGGCAAGGCCACTGCCGCCACACCGAAGGGTGAGGAGCAGGCGACGTTCTCCGAGCACGCACCACAAGGCAGGCTGCTGGCGCAGCGTGGCCTGTACGCGGGACCGTCCGATGTGGTGAGCAAGGACCTCTACTCCGAGGTCGTCGAGGGAGTCGTCGCCCGCAGGCGCGAAAGCGTGACCCTGGAGCCTTCCGCCCGCGTTTCCGGTAACACCTACTTCGGTCGCTTCCCCGCCAGTTACTGGCAGCGTTGGACGACGGCCGGTTCGGTCACTGTCGAAGCCACCGTCACCGGGGCGGGCATGCTCGCCGTGCGGGCCTCCGATGTGAAGGGAGACCCGCGCACGGTCGCGGTGCGGCAGGTCGAGAACGCCGAACAGCCCACCCCGGTGCGGCTGGAATCCCCGCTGGACAAGTTCCTCGACGGCGGCGCGCTGTGGCTGGACCTGGAAACGGAGGCGGGCCAGCGACTCACCGTTTCCGATGTGCGCTGGACCGTCGATCCGCCCGCGACCATCCGCCCGACCGCGGTCACCATCTGCACGATGAACCGGGCGGACGACTGTCTCGCCAACCTGAAGGCACTCGCCGACTCGCTGCCCGCGCTGGACACCCTCGACGCCATCTACGTCGCCGACCAGGGCACGGACACCGTCGACTCGCGAGACGGCTTCGCCGAGGTCGCCGAAGCGCTCAAGAGCAAGCTGCACTACATCAAGCAGCCCAACCTCGGCGGTGCGGGCGGCTTCACCCGCGGTCTCTACGAGGTGGCGGGTCACACCGAGACCGAGCACGCGAACGTGCTGTTCATGGACGACGACGTGCTGCTCGAGCCGGACCTGGTCATCCGGCTCACCGCGTTCTCCAACCGGGCGGCCAACCCCATGATCGTCGGTGGCCAGATGCTCAATCTGCTGCACCCCAACCAGTTGCACGTCGGCGCCGAGTACGCCCGCCTGAACACGCTGGAACCCGGCCAACCGGTCACGCACAGTCTCTCCACCGCCGACCTGCTCGGCGTGGACGAGAAGACCGGCAAGCCCAACCGGCAGGAGCGTCGCCTCGACGCCGGTTACAACGGGTGGTGGTCATGCCTCATCCCGTACGAGGTCGTCAAGGAGATCGGTTACCCGATGCCGTTCTTCTTCCAGTGGGACGACGCGGAGTACAGCTACCGGGCACGCGCCCACGGTTTCCCCACCGTCACCCTTCCCGGTGCGGGCGTGTGGCACGCGGACTTCCACTGGAAGGACTGGGACGAGTGGCACCGCTACTTCAACCTGCGTAACTCCATCATCACCGCTGCCCTGCACAGCCCGTTCGACCTGAACGTGTTGTCCAGGGTGCTGCTCGCGCAACTGGTGCGGTACCTGCTCGGCATGCAGTACGGACTCTCCGCGACCCTGATCAAGGCGGTCGAGGACTTCCTCGAGGGGCCCGAAATCCTGCACGACGGCGGGGTGGCCGCGATGAAGGAGATCCGCGAGATCAGGGCCCGGTACCCGGAGACGAAGCGCCATCCGGCCACCGACGTGCCGGGCATCGCGTCCAACGACATCGGCATCATCAACACCGCGCCGCGACCGAGCATGCAGCGACTGGTGCTGCTGAAGCGCGTCCTCACTCGGCTGCTCGGCAAGCACCGATTCGCGCTCGGGGCCATTCCGAGCGACGAGGCGCACTGGTGGCACGTCGCGCTGTTCGACACGGCGGTGGTGACCGATGCCTCGCAGGAGGGCGTGCGGGTGCGGCGCTACGACCGGGACCGGATGTTCGAGCTGGCCAAGCATGGTGTCCGGGTGGTCAACCGGCTGCGCAAGGAGGGCAAGGCGGTGCAGGCGCAGTACAAGCGCGCTATGCCGGAACTGACCAGCCGCGAGAACTGGAAGCGTCTCTACCGGTTGTGA